In a single window of the Pecten maximus unplaced genomic scaffold, xPecMax1.1, whole genome shotgun sequence genome:
- the LOC117320675 gene encoding spliceosome RNA helicase DDX39B-like: MDPMDDIDTELNYIEEPEDETTPSKKAGHVSGGNMKGEYVSIHSSGFRDFLLKPELLRSIADCGFEHPSQVQHECIPQAVLSMDVLCQAKSGMGKTAVFVLATLQQLDPVDGQVSVIVLTHTRELAFQIADDYRKLSRHMNSVKVAVFFGGIPIKQDEETLSKNCPHIVIGTPGRILALARKGTLKLGNIRHFILDECDKMLEILDMRKDVQDIFRMTPHEKQVMMFSATLGKESRLVCRRFMQDPLEVFVDNCSKLTLHGLRQFYVQVTEKEKNKKLVTLLDALEFNQVIIFVKSVQRCVALAKLLLDQNFPAITIHSAMKQEERLSRYKQFKEFEKRLLVSTNLFGRGMDVIGVNIVFNYDMAEDSDTFLHRVARAGRFGTKGMAITFIANEMEATIMNKVQERFQVNVPVLPDEIDTSSYLPGK; the protein is encoded by the exons ATGGATCCCATGGATGATATCGACACAGAACTTAATTATATTGAAGAGCCTGAGGATGAAACCACGCCCTCTAAGAAAGCTGGCCATGTCTCCGGGGGCAACATGAAAGGGGAATATGTTTCTATACATAGCTCGGGATTCAGGGACTTCCTTCTCAAGCCGGAACTTCTGCGGTCCATCGCCGACTGTGGATTTGAACATCCATCACAAG TTCAACACGAGTGCATCCCGCAAGCAGTGTTGTCGATGGACGTGTTGTGTCAAGCCAAGTCTGGTATGGGGAAGACTGCTGTGTTTGTTCTGGCCACACTTCAACAGTTGGACCCTGTGGACGGACAG GTTTCTGTTATAGTTTTGACACACACCCGGGAACTTGCCTTCCAAATTGCAGACGACTACCGGAAGCTATCTCGTCATATGAACAGTGTCAAGGTCGCTGTGTTTTTCGGAGGAATCCCTATCAAACAAGACGAAGAGACGTTATCAAAAAACTGTCCCCACATTGTCATAGGAACTCCCGGCCGCATCTTAGCACTGGCTCGGAAAGGGACACTCAAACTGGGAAACATCCGCCATTTTATCCTGGACGAGTGTGACAAGATGCTTGAAATACTAG ACATGAGGAAAGATGTTCAAGATATATTCAGAATGACGCCACACGAGAAACAAGTCATGATGTTCAGCGCCACCCTTGGGAAGGAATCTCGTCTTGTCTGCAGGAGGTTTATGCAGGAT CCATTGGAGGTCTTTGTTGATAACTGCTCTAAGTTGACCCTGCATGGCCTTCGACAGTTTTATGTCCAGGTCACAGAGAAGGAGAAGAACAAAAAACTCGTGACACTTCTCGATGCCCTGGAATTCAACCAG GTGATCATATTTGTGAAGTCCGTCCAGAGGTGTGTGGCTCTAGCCAAGTTGCTGTTGGACCAGAACTTCCCAGCCATTACCATCCACAGTGCCATGAAGCAAGAGGAAAG GCTATCTCGATACAAGCAATTTAAGGAATTCGAGAAGCGCCTCTTGGTGTCCACGAATCTTTTTGGCCGAGGGATGGATGTTATCGGAGTCAACATTGTCTTTAACTACGACATGGCAGAGGACTCGGACACCTTTCTCCATAGG GTTGCTAGAGCTGGGAGATTCGGCACGAAGGGCATGGCCATCACCTTCATCGCCAACGAGATGGAGGCCACAATAATGAATAAGGTACAGGAACGATTCCAGGTCAATGTTCCTGTTTTACCTGATGAAATCGACACATCCTCTTACC TCCCAGGGAAATGA